A stretch of Calditrichota bacterium DNA encodes these proteins:
- a CDS encoding HlyC/CorC family transporter — MTLLFIYLSIAVFVSFLCSILEAVLLSITPAFINIKIQEKKKSGHDLKKLKDNIDRPLSAILTLNTFAHTAGAAGVGAQAQLVWGNEYLTVVSFALTLIILFVSEIIPKTIGAVYWKKLAAPAAATLKYLVIILMPAVWISQFLTSILKTENQKSVLSRADFHAMTEIGLQDGVFRESESTIIKNLLNFNSITVEDIMTPRTVVIAEDEEMTLLEFTKKHPEFRFSRIPVYKKKIDSITGFVLKDEVLQNLLQKSENKHLKDIRRKIEAVPEIVSIPELFKLLIEKNTHIAMVVDEYGGMAGIVTMEDIIETLLGLEITDELDKVEDLQELARSNWEKRAKKLGLINKKNS; from the coding sequence ATGACATTGCTTTTTATCTATCTCTCAATTGCCGTTTTTGTTTCATTTTTATGTTCAATTCTTGAAGCCGTCTTATTAAGTATCACACCGGCTTTTATAAATATAAAAATCCAGGAAAAGAAAAAAAGCGGGCACGATCTTAAGAAATTAAAAGATAATATTGACCGCCCCTTATCGGCCATTCTTACTTTAAATACTTTTGCCCATACAGCAGGCGCTGCCGGCGTTGGAGCTCAAGCACAACTTGTTTGGGGAAATGAATACCTTACGGTTGTTTCATTCGCCCTTACTTTGATAATTCTTTTTGTTTCTGAAATAATCCCCAAAACTATTGGTGCTGTGTATTGGAAAAAACTGGCTGCCCCGGCAGCAGCAACTTTAAAATATCTGGTAATTATTTTAATGCCAGCTGTTTGGATTAGTCAGTTCCTGACAAGCATCCTTAAAACAGAGAATCAAAAAAGTGTGCTTAGCCGGGCAGATTTTCATGCTATGACAGAGATTGGGTTACAGGATGGTGTCTTTCGGGAGAGTGAATCTACCATTATTAAAAACCTGCTTAACTTCAACTCTATCACAGTTGAAGATATAATGACTCCTCGCACAGTAGTGATTGCCGAAGACGAAGAGATGACTTTGCTTGAATTTACTAAAAAGCATCCCGAATTCAGGTTTTCTAGAATCCCTGTTTATAAGAAAAAAATTGATAGTATTACCGGGTTTGTTTTAAAAGATGAAGTTTTACAAAACTTACTACAAAAAAGCGAGAACAAACATTTAAAAGACATTCGTAGAAAAATTGAAGCTGTTCCAGAAATAGTTTCCATTCCAGAATTGTTTAAGTTGTTAATCGAAAAAAACACACACATTGCCATGGTTGTAGATGAATATGGTGGAATGGCCGGTATTGTAACAATGGAAGATATTATCGAAACATTATTGGGATTAGAAATTACGGACGAGCTGGATAAGGTTGAGGACTTGCAGGAACTAGCCCGTTCCAATTGGGAGAAACGGGCGAAAAAACTAGGATTAATTAATAAAAAGAATAGCTAA
- a CDS encoding 4Fe-4S dicluster domain-containing protein, giving the protein MMRYAMAIDTKRCVGCSDCVVACQTENNVPVGYCRDWIVEETVGAYPDLAMEIRSERCNHCEDAPCVRCCPTSASHIAEGGIVLVEPEDCIGCKACIASCPYDARFVHPEGYIDKCTFCIHRVRDGKNPACVSVCPTTAMIFGDLDDKNSEISKALKTRKYKTLIPEAGTKPHVYYLL; this is encoded by the coding sequence ATAATGCGTTACGCCATGGCTATTGATACTAAAAGATGTGTGGGCTGTTCGGATTGTGTTGTGGCTTGCCAGACTGAAAACAATGTTCCGGTGGGTTACTGCCGTGATTGGATTGTGGAAGAAACAGTTGGCGCATATCCTGATCTGGCAATGGAAATCCGTTCGGAACGTTGCAACCATTGTGAAGATGCACCTTGCGTTCGGTGCTGCCCGACAAGCGCCAGCCACATTGCTGAAGGTGGAATTGTTTTAGTAGAACCAGAGGATTGTATAGGTTGTAAAGCCTGTATTGCATCCTGCCCTTATGATGCACGTTTTGTACATCCTGAAGGTTATATTGATAAATGCACTTTTTGTATTCATCGTGTACGGGATGGAAAAAATCCGGCATGTGTAAGTGTTTGCCCAACTACGGCTATGATCTTTGGCGATTTGGATGACAAAAACAGCGAGATTTCAAAGGCTTTGAAAACAAGGAAATACAAAACCTTGATTCCTGAAGCCGGCACAAAACCGCATGTCTATTATTTGTTATAA
- a CDS encoding CPBP family intramembrane metalloprotease, whose product MKNSLISSNLFRLHPFLEFFLILFIALGDFIVSAFKWLTIEGSGNSTVSYGNDDILNLLIYETIVLIIIVLILKWQQWSLKDFGLRFSIDKITAGLVLFISHYLMYLLLFSLFGDFFLDSEGTAGSSATISFSTSLNILPLTLFSIFNPIFEEFILVGYIVSAMRNRFGIIACVFISMLFRVSFHIYQGPIILLSILPMGIMYAVFFWYKRSILPLVIGHGLMDFLSFFVLMTIQGNQY is encoded by the coding sequence ATGAAAAACTCGTTAATTAGTTCAAATCTTTTCAGATTACATCCTTTTCTGGAATTTTTTCTAATTCTATTTATCGCTTTAGGTGATTTTATTGTTTCTGCTTTTAAATGGCTCACAATTGAAGGTTCCGGGAACTCTACAGTTAGTTATGGTAATGATGACATCCTTAATTTACTTATTTATGAAACGATTGTTTTAATAATTATCGTCCTTATACTCAAATGGCAACAATGGTCGTTAAAAGATTTTGGTCTAAGATTTTCCATAGACAAAATAACGGCAGGATTAGTCTTATTCATTTCACATTACCTTATGTACTTATTACTTTTTAGTTTGTTTGGGGATTTTTTTCTGGATTCAGAAGGTACTGCCGGCTCTTCCGCAACAATTTCCTTTTCAACAAGTTTAAATATTTTACCTTTAACTTTATTTTCAATTTTCAATCCAATTTTTGAAGAGTTTATCCTGGTTGGATATATCGTTTCAGCAATGCGCAATCGTTTTGGGATTATTGCGTGTGTATTTATAAGCATGCTGTTCAGGGTTTCATTTCATATATACCAGGGACCGATTATTTTACTCTCAATATTACCAATGGGAATAATGTATGCCGTTTTCTTTTGGTACAAAAGAAGCATACTACCTTTAGTTATTGGCCATGGTCTGATGGATTTTTTAAGTTTTTTTGTCTTGATGACCATCCAGGGAAACCAGTATTAA
- a CDS encoding HAMP domain-containing protein, producing the protein MKVFELFKRSLNMRLSGIFLAVFLCVVIFIAIYFPGKQKDISLKSVKSEIGLIAEMLSLSVGAGFADDNFVLVTEAFDWAKENENVNYIAILDESNSVFVDYNPNSLAIDTEQFAQKKGLKTEDNNVVIVSSISYNDHDYGTIILNYSLENVNVQIASNRFAGIVWTLVIALFATMIIFYVLRKVVSQILILKDTAHQVGEGNLEQEVQINSEDELGELACSINNMIKSLKEHQEENIANVGMINNVVIEINKLAEEYKKGNTAARSDISVASGEYTKMLEMLNEAMDSITVPIDDAIGILKEYSVGNLERKMHDLPGEQMIITEALNSIRYNLNALIEEGLYLTKAAEQGNLNVRGNANKFPGSYKKIISGINSTIDNIINPVKEAQSCLDKMSSGDLTVSMVGDYKGDHAKLKDALNNSLISMNDLLSQVSLAADQVSSGAIQVSDSSQSISQGTTKAASSLEETSASITEISQQSRKNEENSSKANTLTISSRKSAEKGNERMREMVSAMGNINDSSNEISKIIKVIDEIAFQTNLLALNAAVEAARAGVHGKGFAVVAEEVRNLAQRSAKAASETTELIEDSTEKVKIGTTIVDKTSEALNEIIGEITKVSSLVGDIATASSEQVSAIDQTSIALSQIDQVTQSQSAAAEEGAATAEELSSQSVQLKQILNKFRLKQNERKIGDLLQKAGISQEANEVPKRKKKQKPKQNKLTEEPTIDLDDDEFGSF; encoded by the coding sequence ATGAAGGTTTTTGAACTGTTTAAAAGATCATTAAATATGAGACTATCTGGAATTTTTCTTGCTGTCTTTTTATGCGTAGTCATATTTATTGCGATTTATTTTCCAGGCAAACAAAAAGATATAAGTTTGAAATCTGTAAAATCAGAAATTGGTTTAATAGCTGAAATGCTCTCACTCTCTGTAGGAGCAGGTTTTGCAGATGATAACTTTGTTCTGGTAACAGAGGCCTTTGATTGGGCAAAGGAAAATGAAAATGTAAACTATATTGCTATTTTGGATGAAAGTAATTCGGTATTTGTAGACTACAACCCTAATTCACTGGCAATTGATACTGAACAATTTGCCCAAAAAAAAGGTCTGAAAACTGAAGATAATAATGTGGTTATTGTTTCATCCATTTCATACAACGACCATGATTATGGCACCATTATATTAAATTATTCTTTAGAGAATGTTAATGTTCAAATTGCGTCCAATCGATTTGCTGGCATAGTTTGGACATTAGTAATAGCATTATTCGCAACGATGATTATTTTTTATGTTTTAAGGAAAGTTGTTTCTCAAATATTAATACTTAAGGATACTGCGCACCAGGTTGGCGAAGGCAACTTAGAACAAGAAGTTCAAATTAATAGTGAAGATGAGTTAGGTGAATTGGCGTGTTCAATTAATAACATGATAAAATCATTGAAAGAACACCAAGAAGAGAACATTGCTAATGTAGGAATGATAAATAACGTTGTTATTGAAATTAATAAACTTGCAGAAGAGTATAAAAAAGGAAATACCGCTGCCAGAAGCGATATCTCAGTCGCCTCAGGTGAATATACAAAAATGTTGGAAATGCTAAACGAGGCAATGGACTCAATTACAGTCCCTATAGATGATGCAATTGGAATATTAAAAGAATATTCGGTTGGTAATCTTGAGCGAAAAATGCATGATCTGCCCGGTGAACAAATGATTATTACCGAGGCACTAAACAGTATTAGGTATAATTTAAATGCATTAATAGAAGAAGGTCTATACTTAACAAAAGCAGCGGAACAAGGAAATTTAAATGTGCGTGGCAATGCAAACAAATTTCCGGGAAGTTATAAAAAAATTATTAGTGGTATAAATAGTACAATAGATAATATTATTAATCCGGTTAAGGAAGCACAAAGTTGTTTGGATAAAATGTCTTCAGGTGATTTAACCGTAAGTATGGTTGGAGATTATAAGGGCGACCATGCTAAGCTAAAAGATGCTTTAAATAATTCATTAATATCAATGAATGATTTACTTAGCCAGGTATCTCTCGCAGCGGATCAGGTTTCGAGCGGCGCAATACAGGTATCCGATTCCAGCCAGTCTATCTCTCAGGGCACCACCAAAGCAGCAAGCTCTCTTGAAGAAACATCAGCTTCGATTACCGAGATTAGTCAGCAATCCCGTAAAAATGAAGAGAATTCCTCCAAAGCAAATACACTTACTATTAGTTCCCGTAAAAGTGCAGAAAAAGGTAATGAGCGAATGAGGGAAATGGTTTCTGCAATGGGTAATATAAATGATTCATCTAATGAGATTTCAAAAATTATCAAGGTCATTGATGAAATTGCTTTCCAGACAAATTTATTAGCATTAAATGCAGCTGTTGAAGCTGCCCGTGCAGGAGTCCATGGGAAAGGTTTTGCAGTGGTTGCAGAAGAAGTACGTAACTTGGCGCAACGTAGCGCTAAAGCAGCTAGTGAAACTACTGAATTGATAGAAGACTCTACCGAAAAAGTAAAAATTGGTACAACTATTGTTGATAAAACTTCGGAAGCTCTTAATGAAATAATTGGAGAGATAACAAAAGTGAGTTCGTTAGTTGGAGATATTGCAACTGCCTCATCCGAACAAGTTTCAGCAATTGATCAGACCTCAATAGCATTGAGCCAGATCGACCAGGTAACCCAATCACAATCAGCAGCGGCGGAAGAAGGTGCTGCCACAGCTGAAGAGTTATCATCACAATCAGTTCAGCTAAAACAAATATTAAATAAGTTTCGTTTAAAACAAAATGAGCGAAAGATAGGAGATTTATTACAAAAAGCCGGAATATCTCAAGAAGCAAATGAGGTGCCTAAACGCAAAAAAAAGCAAAAGCCAAAACAAAATAAGCTTACAGAAGAGCCAACAATTGATCTTGATGACGATGAGTTTGGCAGTTTTTAG
- a CDS encoding MerR family transcriptional regulator: MKSKTQNKQILYPIGVVAQMFDISVATLRLYEAEGLIIPHKSKGKHRLFSESDIKRIQCIRKMIDEEGLNLAGIRMMLSAIPCWELKPCSEEDRANCDAFTSSSKPCWLVEVKGEICSTEDCHSCTVYLQSSDCTDIKSILNTYWRVRKNGQ; the protein is encoded by the coding sequence ATGAAATCTAAAACCCAAAACAAACAAATACTATACCCCATAGGTGTTGTAGCGCAGATGTTTGACATATCCGTTGCAACACTAAGATTATATGAAGCCGAAGGTTTAATAATTCCCCATAAGAGCAAAGGAAAACACAGGCTGTTTTCTGAATCTGACATAAAAAGGATCCAATGTATCCGTAAGATGATAGATGAGGAAGGGTTGAATCTTGCAGGTATTCGCATGATGCTGTCGGCCATTCCATGCTGGGAATTGAAACCTTGTTCTGAAGAGGACAGAGCTAACTGTGATGCATTCACATCATCTTCAAAACCATGCTGGCTGGTAGAAGTTAAAGGTGAAATATGTTCAACTGAAGATTGCCATTCTTGTACTGTTTATTTGCAGTCTTCTGATTGCACTGATATAAAGTCGATTTTAAATACATATTGGAGGGTCCGTAAAAATGGCCAATAA
- a CDS encoding HDOD domain-containing protein: MDPKELPPIEITSDELFKSHNKLPPLPQILTRIHDIMESEETNVNDISKLVSVDVSLTAQILKIVNSAYYGLRKEITDLKIAIAFLGINEIYRIVLSLSVIKSIDAGKENDIKQFWYKSYYTALCVKLLATKYARYLDRDELWSAALLHDIGSLVYLKFYPDHYQEIINIGEKKGLLFSQVEKELNIPSSSTFGSLVCTYWKLPNPIKLACENHTIDVISHISDDDSKADYKRILCVGSLCAEFSIRQLNKKVNQQLANTVMSVLNIDDHEFLLLMGEIRDLQLEVEQFMQSLF; encoded by the coding sequence ATGGATCCGAAAGAACTTCCTCCTATTGAAATTACGTCTGACGAGTTGTTTAAAAGTCATAATAAACTTCCTCCTCTTCCACAAATATTGACGCGTATCCACGACATAATGGAGAGTGAAGAAACAAATGTAAACGATATCTCAAAACTAGTAAGTGTTGATGTATCTTTAACAGCACAAATATTAAAAATTGTCAATTCAGCCTACTACGGACTTCGGAAAGAAATCACTGATCTCAAAATTGCTATTGCATTTTTAGGGATTAACGAAATATATCGTATAGTTTTATCCTTGTCTGTGATAAAATCAATTGACGCCGGAAAAGAAAATGACATTAAACAATTCTGGTATAAATCTTATTACACTGCTTTATGTGTAAAATTATTGGCTACGAAATATGCACGCTATTTAGATCGTGATGAACTTTGGTCTGCTGCCTTACTGCATGATATTGGCTCATTGGTTTATTTAAAATTTTATCCTGATCATTATCAAGAAATCATCAATATAGGCGAAAAAAAAGGACTGCTTTTTTCCCAGGTAGAAAAAGAACTTAATATTCCTTCCAGCTCTACATTTGGAAGCTTGGTTTGCACCTACTGGAAATTGCCGAACCCGATTAAACTTGCTTGTGAAAACCACACAATAGATGTTATTAGCCATATTTCTGATGATGATTCTAAGGCTGATTATAAAAGGATTCTTTGTGTGGGTAGTTTATGTGCTGAGTTTTCTATCCGTCAGTTAAATAAAAAAGTTAACCAGCAACTTGCAAATACAGTAATGTCTGTTTTAAATATTGATGATCATGAATTTTTATTACTAATGGGTGAAATTCGTGACCTTCAATTAGAAGTTGAACAGTTTATGCAATCTCTTTTTTAG
- a CDS encoding molybdopterin-dependent oxidoreductase, which translates to MANKMDRREFIKITGLGVGGMAASASMLQAFNPFEIDPAQILSTGIPEVTPTYCEICFWKCAGWVHKKDGEAWKIIGNPDDPHSNGRFCPRGTGGVGAYTDPDRLKTPLIRVEERGKQVFREASWDEAFDYIVDKMKVIEKEHGPECMALFTHGSGGSYFKNMLRAFGSNNIAAPSYAQCRGPREEAYMLTFGETVGSPERTDMQNSKCIVLIGSHLGENMHNGQVQEFTEAIAGGASVITVDPRFSTAASKSKYWLPIKPATDLALMLAWINVIIEEELYDKKYVEQYTYGFEELKKSVKKNTPEWAYPITTIKPHIIRETAREMAKNAPATLIHPGRHVTWYGDDTQRVRAGAILNALLGSWGRRGGFYSPAKASVKKPKTPKYPKPRKDWRDAFPGQFPLANLAISQGICDATIPSLTRDCDIKGWFVYGTNLLFTLPQPEKTLKAIQALDLLVAIDIMPAEITGYADVVLPECTYLERYDDLRVSPGREPNVALRAPAFEPKYDTKPAYWMAREIAKRLDLGHYFPHETMESYLDERLKSIGSSLEEMKKLGVKHLPNNENELYYLDGEEFEFATNTGKIELYSTALAETGFDPIPKFTKHEEPEDGYYRLIYGRAPMHTFGRTTNNPNLADLMPENEVWINPKVAKEWDIKNREYVVLENQDGAVCNKVRAKVTERIRHDCVYMVHGFGHSQKQMPRSFLKGANDTDLITKIKVDPIMGGTGMRTNFVTFKKEVA; encoded by the coding sequence ATGGCCAATAAAATGGATAGACGAGAGTTTATTAAAATTACAGGATTAGGTGTTGGCGGTATGGCTGCCAGTGCATCTATGCTGCAGGCATTCAATCCATTTGAAATAGACCCGGCGCAAATTCTTTCAACAGGAATCCCGGAAGTGACTCCTACATATTGTGAAATATGCTTTTGGAAATGTGCCGGCTGGGTTCATAAAAAAGATGGTGAAGCCTGGAAAATAATTGGAAACCCTGATGATCCGCATAGTAACGGACGTTTTTGTCCACGCGGAACCGGTGGGGTTGGCGCTTATACTGATCCTGATAGATTGAAAACGCCGCTTATCCGGGTAGAAGAGCGAGGCAAACAAGTATTCCGGGAAGCAAGTTGGGATGAAGCATTTGATTATATCGTAGACAAAATGAAGGTTATCGAAAAAGAACATGGCCCGGAATGTATGGCCTTGTTTACTCATGGTTCTGGTGGTAGTTATTTTAAAAATATGCTGCGTGCTTTTGGTTCTAATAATATTGCTGCTCCATCTTACGCACAATGCCGCGGCCCAAGGGAAGAAGCTTATATGCTCACTTTTGGGGAAACAGTGGGTTCGCCGGAACGCACCGATATGCAGAACTCTAAATGCATCGTTTTGATTGGCTCTCACCTGGGCGAAAATATGCATAACGGCCAGGTACAGGAATTTACAGAAGCCATCGCAGGCGGTGCATCCGTAATAACTGTGGACCCGCGTTTTTCAACTGCTGCCAGTAAATCGAAATATTGGCTGCCAATAAAACCAGCCACGGATTTGGCACTTATGCTGGCCTGGATAAACGTAATAATTGAAGAAGAATTGTACGATAAAAAATATGTTGAACAATACACTTATGGTTTTGAGGAATTAAAGAAATCTGTTAAGAAAAATACTCCGGAGTGGGCATATCCGATCACAACTATTAAGCCACATATTATCCGCGAAACAGCTCGTGAAATGGCTAAAAATGCTCCGGCAACTCTTATCCACCCGGGAAGACATGTTACCTGGTATGGTGATGATACCCAGCGGGTTAGAGCAGGCGCAATATTAAATGCTTTGCTTGGTAGTTGGGGCAGACGCGGTGGTTTTTATTCTCCGGCTAAAGCAAGTGTGAAAAAGCCAAAAACTCCGAAATATCCAAAACCGCGAAAGGATTGGCGTGATGCTTTTCCAGGACAATTTCCCTTAGCCAACCTGGCAATTTCGCAGGGTATTTGTGATGCTACTATTCCTTCTCTAACACGCGATTGTGATATAAAAGGCTGGTTTGTTTATGGCACCAATTTGCTGTTTACCCTGCCGCAGCCGGAGAAAACTCTAAAAGCAATTCAAGCGCTTGATCTGCTTGTGGCAATCGACATAATGCCGGCAGAAATTACAGGGTACGCTGATGTGGTTTTACCGGAATGCACTTATCTGGAGCGTTATGATGATCTGCGTGTTTCTCCAGGACGTGAACCAAATGTGGCTTTACGGGCCCCGGCATTTGAACCAAAATATGATACAAAGCCTGCTTATTGGATGGCACGGGAAATTGCCAAACGATTGGATCTGGGTCATTATTTTCCACATGAAACAATGGAAAGCTATTTGGATGAACGATTAAAATCTATTGGCAGCAGCCTTGAAGAAATGAAAAAATTGGGCGTAAAACATTTACCAAACAATGAAAATGAGCTCTACTATCTTGATGGTGAAGAGTTTGAGTTTGCTACGAATACCGGCAAAATTGAACTTTATTCCACTGCGCTGGCGGAAACCGGATTTGACCCAATCCCAAAATTTACAAAACACGAAGAACCTGAAGACGGCTATTACCGGTTAATTTATGGAAGAGCTCCGATGCATACTTTCGGGCGCACCACAAACAATCCTAATTTAGCAGATTTAATGCCGGAAAATGAGGTTTGGATTAATCCCAAAGTGGCCAAAGAATGGGATATTAAGAATAGGGAATATGTTGTTCTCGAAAATCAGGATGGAGCGGTTTGCAACAAGGTGCGTGCTAAAGTGACAGAAAGAATCCGGCATGATTGTGTTTATATGGTTCATGGATTTGGCCATTCGCAAAAGCAAATGCCACGTTCGTTTTTAAAAGGGGCAAATGACACTGACCTGATAACTAAAATTAAAGTAGATCCGATTATGGGCGGAACAGGAATGCGCACCAATTTCGTGACATTTAAGAAGGAGGTGGCATAA
- a CDS encoding GxxExxY protein, protein MKNLLYEKLTQEIIGACIDVHKELGLGLLESAYEACLCFELSQRQLKFRKQVKLPVKYKTVKLDCAYIIDIVVEDKVVLELKSVDNILPIHEAQLISYLKLSGIEVGLLLNFNVSVMKNGVKRLIKEKM, encoded by the coding sequence ATGAAAAATTTATTGTATGAAAAATTAACACAAGAAATAATCGGTGCCTGTATTGATGTCCATAAAGAACTGGGGCTGGGTTTGTTGGAATCGGCCTACGAAGCGTGTTTGTGTTTCGAATTATCCCAAAGACAGCTGAAATTTAGAAAACAAGTAAAACTCCCAGTGAAATACAAAACAGTTAAACTAGATTGCGCCTATATTATTGATATAGTTGTAGAAGACAAAGTCGTTCTGGAGTTGAAATCTGTTGATAATATTCTTCCTATCCATGAAGCACAATTAATCTCTTATTTAAAGCTATCCGGGATAGAAGTGGGGCTATTGTTAAATTTTAATGTAAGCGTAATGAAAAATGGTGTAAAAAGGTTGATTAAAGAGAAAATGTAA
- a CDS encoding nuclear transport factor 2 family protein, translated as MNIHEQLINTFYTAFTKGDYKTMQKCYHQDAQFSDPVFQGLDSKEVKAMWHMLCENGKDLQVTFGNIGIFDTSAKVTWKAVYSFGKNRRIVHNVIDAQFYFKDGLIIQHIDSFNLWKWSKMALGLPAFLLGWTGFMQEKVRQTAKKQLAQFTKKHPEYI; from the coding sequence ATGAATATACATGAACAACTTATAAATACTTTTTATACGGCCTTTACAAAAGGTGACTACAAAACAATGCAAAAATGCTACCATCAGGATGCACAATTTTCTGATCCTGTATTTCAAGGCCTGGACAGTAAAGAAGTAAAAGCCATGTGGCATATGTTATGTGAAAATGGAAAGGATTTACAAGTAACTTTTGGAAATATCGGAATCTTTGATACCTCAGCAAAAGTTACATGGAAAGCTGTTTATAGTTTTGGAAAAAATAGAAGAATTGTCCATAATGTAATTGATGCACAATTTTATTTTAAAGATGGGTTGATTATTCAACATATTGATTCTTTTAATTTATGGAAATGGTCAAAAATGGCCTTGGGACTTCCGGCATTTTTACTTGGCTGGACCGGTTTTATGCAGGAAAAAGTTCGCCAAACAGCCAAAAAACAATTGGCACAATTTACTAAAAAACACCCTGAATATATTTAG